Proteins co-encoded in one Brassica oleracea var. oleracea cultivar TO1000 chromosome C4, BOL, whole genome shotgun sequence genomic window:
- the LOC106341847 gene encoding putative pectate lyase 14, with protein sequence MVIARTLSSVSATLIVILTLFVHVNGVQDTKELKPDQSSRNTSMTDYEWHEHAVKDPEEIAAMVDMKIRNSTERRRLGYFSCSTGNPIDDCWRCDKKWHRQRKRLASCAIGFGRNAVGGRDGRFYVVTDPSDHDPVKPKPGTLRYAVIQDRPLWIVFKRDMVITLSQELIMNSFKTIDGRGVNVHIAGGACITIQYVTNIIIHGINIHDCKRTGNAMVRSSETHYGWRTMADGDGISIFGSSHIWIDHNSMSNCADGLIDAIMGSTAITISNNYFTHHNEAILLGHTDSYTRDKMMQVTIAYNHFGEGLIQRMPRCRHGYFHVVNNDYTHWEMYAIGGSANPTINSQGNRFLAPGNRFAKEVTKRVGAGKGEWNQWNWRSQGDLLLNGAYFTSSGAGASSSYARASSLAAKSSSLVGMLTYSSGALKCRIGTPC encoded by the exons ATGGTGATCGCAAGAACATTGTCTTCAGTCTCTGCAACTCTGATCGTAATTCTAACACTCTTTGTCCATGTAAATGG AGTTCAAGATACAAAGGAGTTGAAACCTGATCAGAGCTCAAGAAATACATCAATGACTGATTA TGAATGGCATGAACACGCCGTAAAAGATCCAGAAGAAATAGCAGCCATGGTCGATAT GAAGATACGAAACAGTACAGAACGTAGGAGGTTAGGCTACTTCTCCTGCTCAACCGGAAACCCAATCGACGATTGTTGGCGTTGTGATAAAAAATGGCATCGCCAGAGAAAGCGTCTAGCGAGTTGCGCCATAGGATTCGGACGTAACGCCGTCGGAGGCCGAGACGGACGTTTCTACGTCGTCACAGACCCATCGGATCATGATCCGGTTAAACCTAAACCCGGTACGCTCCGGTACGCAGTGATACAAGACCGACCGCTATGGATCGTCTTCAAACGCGACATGGTCATCACCCTAAGTCAAGAGCTCATCATGAATAGCTTCAAAACGATCGATGGTCGCGGCGTGAACGTGCACATCGCTGGTGGAGCATGTATTACGATTCAGTACGTGACGAACATCATCATTCACGGGATTAACATTCACGACTGTAAGCGTACTGGTAACGCCATGGTTAGAAGCTCGGAGACGCATTATGGTTGGAGAACGATGGCGGATGGCGATGGGATCTCGATTTTTGGGTCGAGCCATATTTGGATCGATCATAATTCTATGTCGAACTGTGCTGATGGTTTGATCGATGCAATTATGGGATCTACTGCTATTACCATTTCGAATAACTATTTCACTCACCACAACGAG GCTATTTTGTTGGGGCATACCGATTCCTACACCAGAGACAAAATGATGCAAGTGACCATTGCATATAATCATTTTGGGGAGGGTCTTATACAGAGAATGCCAAG GTGCAGGCATGGATACTTCCATGTGGTAAACAACGATTACACTCACTGGGAAATGTATGCAATCGGTGGAAGTGCAAACCCTACAATCAACAGTCAAGGAAATCGATTCCTTGCCCCAGGAAACCGTTTTGCTAAAGAG GTGACAAAGAGGGTAGGTGCAGGGAAAGGAGAATGGAACCAGTGGAACTGGAGATCACAAGGAGACTTATTGCTCAATGGTGCTTACTTCACTTCATCTGGAGCTGGAGCTTCTTCAAGCTACGCTAGAGCCTCTAGTTTGGCTGCTAAATCATCTTCCCTTGTAGGTATGCTTACCTATAGCTCTGGTGCCCTGAAATGCAGGATCGGTACGCCTTGTTAA
- the LOC106341851 gene encoding uncharacterized protein At4g13200, chloroplastic produces MSNYAIPVSSSSSLSNAYHQPSRVCFVFRNPRSNFEFSGTRLSGGVRRTSLKCNCCSKGKGGTGSGENENRNVLDAFFLGKALAEVINERIESTVGEVLGNIGRFQAEQQKQVQEIQGEVLERAKKAKERAARETMEAQGLVPESTNPNPKPAAGVVASVVTPTSIVESKALRNDEKLSGFSGSSTGDDMDSSSSSDEDSV; encoded by the exons ATGAGCAACTACGCGATTCCAGTTTCTTCTTCGTCCTCTCTCTCCAATGCCTATCATCAACCTTCTCGGGTTTGCTTCGTTTTCCGCAATCCTCGTTCCAATTTTGAGTTTAGCGGGACACGACTAAGTGGTGGGGTTCGAAGAACCTCTTTAAAGTGCAATTGCTGCAGCAAAGGGAAGGGAGGTACAGGTTCTG GTGAAAACGAAAACAGAAATGTGTTGGATGCTTTCTTTTTGGGAAAGGCACTAGCTGAGGTTATCAACGAGCGAATTGAGTCCACTGTTGGCGAAGTTTTGGGTAACATTGGAAGGTTTCAAGCTGAGCAACAGAAGCAAGTTCAAGAGATTCAG GGAGAGGTACTTGAAAGAGCCAAGAAAGCTAAGGAAAGAGCAGCTAGAGAAACCATGGAGGCACAAGGACTCGTACCGGAATCCACAAACCCAAACCCAAAGCCGGCTGCTGGTGTTGTTGCCTCTGTTGTAACCCCTACCTCGATCGTCGAAAGCAAGGCTTTAAGAAATGATGAGAAGCTGTCTGGTTTCTCCGGATCTTCAACAGGGGACGATATGGATAGCTCGAGTTCTAGCGACGAAGACAGTGTCTAA
- the LOC106341848 gene encoding serine/threonine-protein kinase At3g07070: MSCFLGSSTHSKSRENEGSSMVAAYEQQNPQWNDRGQITSWESVAISKESPINIEAKSYTFRELAAATNSFKQEFLIGEGGFGRVYKGKLEKTGQVVAVKQLDKNRLQGNREFLLEISALSTLNHPNLVDLIGYCLDGDQRLLVYEFMPLGSLEDHLLVKPDVAPGQQPLDWNTRLRIVLGAAKGLEYLHEKANPPVIYRDFKSSNVLLNRDFDVKLSDFGLAKLGSVGDTQNASSRVTGTYGYCAPEYQKTGHLTVKSDVYSFGVVLLELITGKRVIDTTRPSHEQNLITWAQPIFRKPNRFPELADPLLRGEFPEKSLNQAIAVAAMCLHEEPIVRPLISDVVTALSFMSTETDSSSGFTGSVLKFQPSSAKIKTVEDLLQY; encoded by the exons ATGAGTTGTTTCTTGGGGTCATCCACGCACAGCAAAAGTAGGGAGAATGAAGGCTCATCCATGGTTGCTGCTTATGAACAACAGAACCCTCAGT GGAATGATCGGGGACAAATAACTTCATGGGAATCAGTGGCAATTAGCAAAGAATCACCAATCAATATTGAGGCAAAGAGTTACACATTCCGTGAATTAGCGGCTGCTACAAATAGTTTCAAGCAAGAGTTCTTGATTGGAGAAGGAGGATTCGGTAGAGTTTACAAAGGGAAGCTGGAGAAAACCGGACAG GTGGTGGCTGTGAAGCAACTTGATAAAAATAGATTACAAGGGAACAGAGAGTTTCTGCTAGAGATCTCTGCGTTAAGTACTCTTAATCATCCCAACCTTGTTGATCTTATTGGATATTGCCTTGACGGAGACCAAAGACTTCTTGTTTATGAGTTTATGCCTCTTGGTTCCCTTGAAGATCATCTCCTCG TTAAACCAGATGTTGCACCGGGACAACAACCATTGGATTGGAACACTCGGTTAAGGATAGTCTTAGGAGCTGCAAAAGGGCTTGAGTATCTCCACGAAAAGGCAAACCCTCCGGTGATATATCGAGATTTTAAATCGTCGAATGTATTGCTCAACAGAGATTTCGATGTAAAACTATCAGATTTTGGTTTGGCAAAACTTGGTTCGGTTGGTGACACACAAAATGCATCTTCCCGAGTTACGGGAACCTACGGTTATTGTGCTCCTGAGTATCAGAAAACCGGTCACCTAACGGTTAAATCTGATGTGTATAGTTTTGGAGTCGTGTTGTTGGAACTCATAACCGGTAAACGTGTTATTGACACAACGAGACCGAGTCATGAACAAAATCTTATTACTTGG GCACAACCGATTTTCAGAAAACCAAATAGATTCCCGGAGCTAGCTGATCCACTCCTTCGAGGCGAGTTCCCGGAAAAAAGTCTAAACCAAGCTATAGCAGTAGCGGCAATGTGTCTGCATGAAGAACCAATAGTTCGACCATTAATCAGCGATGTCGTTACCGCCTTAAGTTTTATGAGCACAGAAACCGATTCATCATCTGGTTTCACCGGTAGCGTCCTGAAATTTCAACCTTCGTCTGCTAAAATTAAAACAGTGGAGGACCTGCTTCAATATTAG